The following DNA comes from Micromonospora chokoriensis.
TCGGTGTGACATGGCTGACTTTGGTTAACAGAAGTCAGGCGGGATAGCGTTACCGCCATGAAGATCTCCGGAAGCACCGCCCTCGTCACCGGCGCCAACCGCGGCCTCGGCCGCCACCTGGCCGCCGAACTCGTCGCCCGCGGCGCCACCGTCTACGCCGGCGCGCGCAACCCGGACACCGTGGACCTCCCCGGCGTGACGCCGGTGCGCCTGGACATCACCGACCCCGCCTCGGTGGCCGCCGCCGCCGAGCGTGCCGGCGACGTGAACCTGCTGATCAACAACGCGGGTATCGACACCCGCACCGACCTCCTCGACGGCGACCTGGACCTCATCCGGCTGGAGCTGGAGACCCACTACCTCGGCACCCTGTCCACGGTCCGGGCGTTCGCGCCGGCCATCGCCGGCAACGGCGGCGGAACGATCCTCAACGTGCTCTCCGTGCTGTCCTGGGTGAACTTCCCGATGCACGCCGCCTACGGCGCCGCGAAGTCCGCCGAGTGGGCGATGACCAACGCGCTGCGCCTCCAGCTCGCCGAGCGCAACATCCGGGTCGCCGGCCTGCACGTCGGCTACCTGGACACCGACATGGCCGCCCACATCACCAGCCCGAAGTCCGACCCGGCGGTGGTCGCCCGGCTCACCGTCGACGGCATCGAGGCCGACGCGTACGAGATCGTCGCCGACGACGTCAGCCGGCGGGTGCAGGCCGGGTTCCCCGGCGGTGTGGCGGCGCTCTACCCCCAGCTCCCCTGACCTGAGGACACGAAGGGCCGCCGCCGGCGAGCACCGGCGGCGGCCCACCCGCACGGGTACGCGGTCAGCTCGCCTGCAACGCCACGTCGTCGAGCACGAAGCTGGTCTGCAACGACGAGTCCTCGGTGCCGGTGAACGTCAGGGTCACCGTCTGACCGGCGAACCCGGCCACGTTGACGCTGCGCTGGGTGTAACCGGTGGCCGCGTTCAGATTCGAGTACGTCGCCAGCGTGGTGGAGCCCAGCTGCACGGTGAGCCGGTCGTACGCCGTGGAAGACGTCGTCTCGGCGGTGTCGATGTGCAGCCAGAACGACAGCGTGTAGCTGGCACAGCTGGCCGGCAGCGTCACCGACTGCGACAGGCTCTCCGTGCTGGTGCCGCCGTTGCCGCCCAACCACGCCTTGTACGACCCGCTCCGGGCCGGCTGGCCGCTGGAACTGGTGATCACGCCGGAGGACGCGGCCCACGGGGTGCTGCCGCTCTCGAAGCCGCCGTTGCCGATCACCTGACCGCCGGTGCAGCTCGGGGTGCCGCCGCTCACGGCGAGCTGCCACACCGCGTACGCGACGCCGTCGGCCGCCCGGTTCAGCACGGTGGCGCTGACGTTGGCGGTGGTGTCGCAGGACCGGTGGTAGCAGGGGTCGTACGCGGCGTTCGCGGTGCCGCCCCACTTGGCCGCCTGGGCGCTGGTCTTGCGGGCGCTGGCGCCGGCGGCGTAGCCGGAGGTGGGGATGCCGGCCTGCTGGAAGTAGTAGTCGTCGGAGCGGCCCTGACCCTCGACGTTCTCCTCGGGTTGCAGACCCAACGAGTCCCAGTACGCCTTCAGCGGCGCCGCCGTGGTCGAGGTGACCCGGTTGATGAAGTAGCCGCCGTTGACCGAGCCGACCATGTCGAAGTTGTAGTAGCCCTTGATGTAGCCGCGCTGCGTGGAGGTGAGCGAGTTGACGTAGAAGCGGGAGCCGTTGAGGCCCTGCTCCTCGTCGGTCCACCAGGCGAATCTGACCTTCTTCGTCATGGTCGGGTTCTGCGCGGCCAGGACCAGCGCGTTCTCCAGCAGGGTCGCCGAGCCGGTGGCGTTGTCGTTGATGCCGGGGCCGGCCGAGACGCCGTCCAGGTGAGCGCCGAACATGACCACCTGGTCGGCCGCGCCACCCCGCCACTCCGCGATGAGGTTGTTGGACGGGTACCGGCAGCTGGAGCAGTACTGCTCGCTGACGGTGTAGCCGGCGGCCTGGAGCCTGCTCTTGACGTAGGCGAGCGAGGCCGTGTATCCGGCCGATCCGGCCCGCCGGTTACCGCCGTTGCTGGTGGCGATGCTGTTGAACTGGGTGAGGTGGGCCTGGACATTGGTGACCGAAATGTCTGGTGCGGCCAGCGCGGCGACGGTGGCGGCGATCGGCCGGGCCATCGTCGTCGCGGTGATGGGCGACGCGACCACCGGCTGTGCGGTCAGCGCCACCGTCGTCCCGGCGAACACGACGAGCGCGACTCCGGCGCTCAGCGTTCTGCCTCTCATGAGGGCTCCTCGGGGGTTGCAGGGATACCCGAGACACTTACAGGTATCGATGCAATGAGCATCGGACGTTCGTCCCGAACCACCGACGGTTCGACGATGGGTACCGGCGTCGGCACAGGTGAGTAGAGGTGCCAGGATGGGTAGGTAACGCCAGCAGGGGTCGTCGGGCCCGGAACGGGGGCTTGCGATGGGGCCGGGTCGAGCGTGACACGACCCAGCATCGACCTGTTCAGCGGCGGTGGCGACACCGGTCGGCTGATGGCCGCACTGGACTGGGCCCGTACGCCGCTCGGCCCGGTCGACGGGTGGCCGCAGAGCCTGCGGGCCGCGGTCCGGCTGGTCCTCTCCTCCCGTTACCCCATGCTGCTGCTCTGGGGCGAGGAGTTCTCCCAGCTCTACAACGACGCGTACGCCACGCTGATCGGCGACAAGCACCCCGCCGCGCTCGGCGACGACGTGCGGGTGACCCTGGCCGAGGGCTGGGACGTGCTCGCCCCGCTGATCCAGCAGGCCATGACGACGGGGGTGGCCAGCTGGGTTCCGGCCCTGCGGCTGCTGCTGGAGCGGGCCGGCTACCGCGAAGAGGCGTACTTCAGCGTCTCGCACGCCCCGGCCCGGGACGACGACGGCCGTACCGTCGGCGTGTTCACCGTGTGCAGCGAGGTCACCGAGCAGGTGGTCGGGGAACGGCGGCTGCGGCTGCTGCGCGACCTGTCCGTCCTCGGCGACGGTCGCACCGTCGACGTGGACGCGACCGGCGCCCGGCTGATCGCGACCATCGGCGGTCACCCGCTGGACGTCCCGTTCGCTGCCGTCTACCTGCGCGACGGCGCGTCCCTGCGGCGGGTCGCCCGCACCGGCGGCGTCCAGGGCGCGCTGCCGGGCACCGTCGACCTGGCCGACGCGGGCCCGATCGCCCACGCCTGGGGGCTGCCGGACGCCGCCGAGGGTCGCCCGGCCCAGGTCTGCGACGTCGCCGACCGGATGGCACTGCCCGCCGGCGCCTGGGACGACCCGGTCCACACCGCGCTGGCGCTGCCACTGCCCTCCGGCGACGAGGACCAACCGCTCGGTGTCCTGCTGGTCGGGGTCAGCCCGAGCCGACGGCTCGACGAGGCGTACCGGTCCTTCCACCAACTCCTGGCGCAACAGGCGTCCCTGGCGTTGCGCAACGCCCAGGAGTACGAGGAGGAGCGGTGCCGGATCGAGGCGCTGGCCGAACTGGACCGGGTGAAGACGGACTTCTTCGCCAACGTCAGCCACGAGTTCCGTACCCCGTTGACGCTCATGCTCGGCCCGCTGACCGACGCCCTCACCGACGCCACCGCTCCCCTGGCGGCCGTGCAACGGGAGCGGGTGGAGACCGCGTGGCGCAACGCCACCCGACTGCTGACGCTCGTCAACAGCCTGCTCACCTTCTCCAGCCTGGAAGCCGGTCGCGCCCGCAGCGATGCCCGGACCGTCGACCTGTCCGCGCTCACCGCGGAGCTCGCCGGCGTGTTCCGGGCCGCCGTCGAACGGGCCGGACTGGCTCTGGAGGTGGCCTGCCCTCCGCTGCCCCGACCGGTCACGATCGACCCCGTCAACTGGGAACGCATCGTCACCAACCTGCTGTCCAACGCTTTGAAGTACACGTTCATCGGCCGGATCCGGGTCACCCTGGACGCCGACGACGAGGAGGTACGCCTCACCGTCGCGGACACCGGCATCGGCATCGGCGAGCAGGACCTGCCGAAACTCTTCGAACGCTTCCACCGGGTGCGGGGTGCCCGCTCACGCAGCCACGAGGGCACCGGCATCGGCCTGGCCCTGGTGAACGAGTTGGCCCGGCTGGAGGGCGGCGAGGTGCGGGTGACCAGCCGGGTGGGTGCCGGCAGCACCTTCACCGTGGTGCTGCCCTGGTCGGCGACCCGCCGTAGCGCGGTGGCCGACCCGCCGGTGCAGCGGCGGGGTGACGCGGCCCGCGCCGCCGTGGATGAGGCGGCCGGCTGGCTCGCCGAGGCGAGCGACAACCCGACCGAACCGGAGCACACCTCCGGGCCGGCCGCGGACGAGCTGGCCGGCGCGCGCATCCTGGTCGCCGACGACAACGCCGACATGCGCGCGTACCTCAGTCGGTTGCTGACCGGGCAGGGCTGGCGGGTGCGGGCCGTCACCGACGGCCGGCAGGCCCTCGACGAGGTCCACCGCGAACGGCCCGACCTGGTCCTCACCGACGTGATGATGCCGGTGCTGGACGGTTTCGACCTGCTGCGCCGGCTCCGCGCGGACCCGGCGACCCGGGCGCTGCCGGTGCTGGTGCTGTCCGCCCGCGCCGGCGGTGCGGCCAGCGTGGAGGGCCTCGGCCTGGGCGCCGACGACTACCTGGTGAAGCCGTTCGCCGCGACCGAACTGATCGCCCGGATCCGGGCTGCGATCCGGCGGGCCCGCGACCGCCACGACCCGGCCGACACGGGGACGGGCGACGCCCCACCGGCACGCACCGGCGCGGTCACGGCGGTCACGGAGCCGACGGCCGAGGACGGGAGGACGGCGGTCGGCGTCGCCACCGGCAGGCCGGACCGCGGCGCGTCCACGCACGATGCCGTGGCCGACCGGGACGGCACCGGCGACGCCCTGGACACCGACTGGACGTACCCCTCCGCGCCCACCTCCGCGGCGCTGATGCGCGGAGATGTCCGACGGACGCTACGCGACCTCGCCGTCGACCCGGACGTGCTGGAGGACCTGCTGCTGGCCGCGTCCGAGGCGGTGAACAACGCCGTCGAGCACGCACAGCGGCCCAGCCGCCCCGAGGTACGGGTACGGGTCCAGGTGAGTGACGGTCTGGTCCGGATCTCGGTGCGGGACTTCGGCACCTGGCGGGACCGCCGACCGGCCATGGACCGGGGCCGCGGCGCGCTGCTGATGAACGCCTACGGCGACGTACGGCTGGTCTCCACCGCGGAGGGGACGACGGTGACGATCGAACGCCGGTTGGACGACCCGGCCTGAGTGGCCGGCCCGGGTTCACCCGCCGTCGGCGTCAGAGCTGACCACCGGCGGCGTCCCGGGCGACGATGCCGTCGAGCCGCTCCCCCGGGCTCAGCAGTGTCGGATCGAACCAGAAGATCACCACCTGCTTGTCGACACTCCACCGGGCCAGGCGGGCATCGACCTGCCGCCCGTCC
Coding sequences within:
- a CDS encoding SDR family oxidoreductase encodes the protein MKISGSTALVTGANRGLGRHLAAELVARGATVYAGARNPDTVDLPGVTPVRLDITDPASVAAAAERAGDVNLLINNAGIDTRTDLLDGDLDLIRLELETHYLGTLSTVRAFAPAIAGNGGGTILNVLSVLSWVNFPMHAAYGAAKSAEWAMTNALRLQLAERNIRVAGLHVGYLDTDMAAHITSPKSDPAVVARLTVDGIEADAYEIVADDVSRRVQAGFPGGVAALYPQLP
- a CDS encoding M28 family peptidase, which codes for MRGRTLSAGVALVVFAGTTVALTAQPVVASPITATTMARPIAATVAALAAPDISVTNVQAHLTQFNSIATSNGGNRRAGSAGYTASLAYVKSRLQAAGYTVSEQYCSSCRYPSNNLIAEWRGGAADQVVMFGAHLDGVSAGPGINDNATGSATLLENALVLAAQNPTMTKKVRFAWWTDEEQGLNGSRFYVNSLTSTQRGYIKGYYNFDMVGSVNGGYFINRVTSTTAAPLKAYWDSLGLQPEENVEGQGRSDDYYFQQAGIPTSGYAAGASARKTSAQAAKWGGTANAAYDPCYHRSCDTTANVSATVLNRAADGVAYAVWQLAVSGGTPSCTGGQVIGNGGFESGSTPWAASSGVITSSSGQPARSGSYKAWLGGNGGTSTESLSQSVTLPASCASYTLSFWLHIDTAETTSSTAYDRLTVQLGSTTLATYSNLNAATGYTQRSVNVAGFAGQTVTLTFTGTEDSSLQTSFVLDDVALQAS
- a CDS encoding ATP-binding protein; this translates as MTRPSIDLFSGGGDTGRLMAALDWARTPLGPVDGWPQSLRAAVRLVLSSRYPMLLLWGEEFSQLYNDAYATLIGDKHPAALGDDVRVTLAEGWDVLAPLIQQAMTTGVASWVPALRLLLERAGYREEAYFSVSHAPARDDDGRTVGVFTVCSEVTEQVVGERRLRLLRDLSVLGDGRTVDVDATGARLIATIGGHPLDVPFAAVYLRDGASLRRVARTGGVQGALPGTVDLADAGPIAHAWGLPDAAEGRPAQVCDVADRMALPAGAWDDPVHTALALPLPSGDEDQPLGVLLVGVSPSRRLDEAYRSFHQLLAQQASLALRNAQEYEEERCRIEALAELDRVKTDFFANVSHEFRTPLTLMLGPLTDALTDATAPLAAVQRERVETAWRNATRLLTLVNSLLTFSSLEAGRARSDARTVDLSALTAELAGVFRAAVERAGLALEVACPPLPRPVTIDPVNWERIVTNLLSNALKYTFIGRIRVTLDADDEEVRLTVADTGIGIGEQDLPKLFERFHRVRGARSRSHEGTGIGLALVNELARLEGGEVRVTSRVGAGSTFTVVLPWSATRRSAVADPPVQRRGDAARAAVDEAAGWLAEASDNPTEPEHTSGPAADELAGARILVADDNADMRAYLSRLLTGQGWRVRAVTDGRQALDEVHRERPDLVLTDVMMPVLDGFDLLRRLRADPATRALPVLVLSARAGGAASVEGLGLGADDYLVKPFAATELIARIRAAIRRARDRHDPADTGTGDAPPARTGAVTAVTEPTAEDGRTAVGVATGRPDRGASTHDAVADRDGTGDALDTDWTYPSAPTSAALMRGDVRRTLRDLAVDPDVLEDLLLAASEAVNNAVEHAQRPSRPEVRVRVQVSDGLVRISVRDFGTWRDRRPAMDRGRGALLMNAYGDVRLVSTAEGTTVTIERRLDDPA